In the Staphylococcus condimenti genome, one interval contains:
- a CDS encoding PTS lactose/cellobiose transporter subunit IIA, which yields MSNKEENMMIGFTIVAIAGDARREVMAALAAAKDNNFEQARQHIVEANEFITEAHKEQTQMLAKEAAGEASDISFIMVHGQDHLMTTMALRDAANYMIDLYEQLHDLKQ from the coding sequence ATGAGCAACAAAGAAGAAAATATGATGATTGGCTTTACAATCGTTGCTATTGCAGGTGATGCACGTCGTGAAGTTATGGCTGCTTTAGCTGCTGCTAAAGATAACAACTTTGAACAAGCCCGTCAACATATTGTAGAAGCAAATGAATTCATCACTGAAGCACACAAAGAGCAAACACAAATGCTAGCAAAAGAAGCAGCCGGAGAAGCATCTGATATTAGTTTTATCATGGTACATGGTCAAGACCATTTGATGACAACAATGGCATTACGTGATGCAGCAAATTACATGATTGATCTTTATGAACAACTACATGATTTAAAACAATAA
- a CDS encoding PepSY domain-containing protein, producing the protein MKTKMLSLLLASGVVLAACGQGGSSDEGKKSDNDSNKTEQKQSGDTSSTSETGKNSKTIKLNDIKTSPEEAVKTAKKEYDGEVKEISFEKEQGKWAYKVDLQKQGEEAEVVINDNDGKLMHKSTEKEDDYDKNKSFEYKDFKSYKDIIKKAQDDFDGDIHEWSLSKDDDQGKFVYDLDLQKGNNKHEFSYDAKNGKLLSNEKDN; encoded by the coding sequence ATGAAGACAAAAATGTTATCATTACTACTTGCCTCTGGAGTTGTTTTAGCAGCTTGTGGTCAAGGTGGTTCAAGTGATGAAGGTAAAAAATCAGATAATGATTCTAACAAAACAGAACAAAAGCAATCCGGTGACACTTCAAGTACTTCTGAAACAGGTAAAAATAGTAAAACAATCAAATTGAATGATATTAAAACTTCACCTGAAGAAGCAGTGAAAACTGCTAAAAAGGAATATGACGGAGAGGTAAAAGAAATCTCATTCGAAAAAGAACAAGGCAAATGGGCATATAAAGTAGATTTACAAAAACAAGGTGAAGAAGCTGAAGTTGTAATTAACGATAATGACGGCAAGCTAATGCATAAATCTACTGAAAAAGAAGACGATTATGATAAAAATAAATCCTTTGAATATAAAGATTTTAAGTCTTATAAAGACATAATTAAAAAAGCCCAAGATGATTTTGATGGAGATATTCATGAATGGTCACTTTCTAAAGATGATGACCAAGGTAAATTTGTATACGATTTAGATTTACAAAAAGGTAATAACAAACATGAATTCAGTTACGATGCCAAAAACGGCAAATTATTATCTAATGAAAAAGACAATTAG